From the Musa acuminata AAA Group cultivar baxijiao chromosome BXJ3-7, Cavendish_Baxijiao_AAA, whole genome shotgun sequence genome, one window contains:
- the LOC135643853 gene encoding bidirectional sugar transporter SWEET4-like: MVSADAIRTAVGILGNAIALGLFLSPVPTFVKIWKKGSVQEFSPIPYVATLLNCMMWVVYGLPMVHPHSMLVITINGSGLAIELSYVLLFIVYSSGSKRLKVLVMLLAETAFVGVVALLVLTLAHTHERRSMIVGVLCVFFGTMMYAAPLSVMKMVIRSKSVEYMPLSLSLASFFNGVCWTAYALIRFDPYITIPNGLGVMFAVAQLVLYAMYYKSTQRQVEAKKRKAELGLTEVVVVKGDANKIVSVPINGGSNAENRDM, translated from the exons ATGGTTTCTGCTGATGCCATTCGAACAGCAGTTGGAATCTTAG GGAATGCAATTGCACTGGGCCTGTTTTTGTCACCAGT CCCGACCTTCGTCAAGATATGGAAGAAGGGATCGGTGCAGGAGTTCTCGCCGATCCCCTACGTCGCCACCTTGCTCAACTGCATGATGTGGGTGGTGTACGGCCTGCCCATGGTGCACCCCCACAGCATGCTGGTGATCACCATCAACGGGTCAGGCTTGGCCATCGAGCTCTCCTACGTCCTCCTCTTCATCGTGTACTCCTCCGGCAGCAAACGGTTGAAGGTGCTGGTGATGCTGCTGGCCGAGACCGCCTTCGTCGGCGTCGTCGCGCTGCTGGTGCTCACGCTCGCGCACACACACGAGCGACGCTCCATGATCGTCGGCGTCCTCTGCGTCTTCTTCGGCACCATGATGTACGCCGCTCCTTTATCCGTCATG AAAATGGTGATCCGGAGCAAGAGCGTGGAGTACATGCCGCTCTCCCTCTCGCTTGCTTCCTTCTTCAACGGCGTTTGCTGGACCGCTTACGCACTCATCCGTTTCGACCCGTACATCACA ATTCCCAATGGTCTGGGGGTGATGTTTGCAGTGGCGCAGCTGGTACTGTACGCCATGTATTACAAGTCGACGCAGAGGCAGGTGGAGGCGAAGAAGAGGAAGGCGGAGCTGGGGCTgacggaggtggtggtggtgaaggGAGACGCCAACAAGATTGTGAGCGTCCCTATCAATGGCGGCAGCAACGCGGAGAATCGCGACATGTGA
- the LOC135642304 gene encoding elongation factor G, mitochondrial-like, producing the protein MKVALKVPSEFQGTITGDINKRKGMIVGNDQDGDGTVVVAHVCRFQSSPLNDLLTCGNCILMRPGTSKRHVWMLYSPTLHDTGQR; encoded by the exons ATGAAAGTGGCATTGAAAGTGCCATCAGAATTCCAGGGCACTATTACTGGTGATATTAACAA GAGGAAAGGTATGATTGTTGGAAATGACCAGGATGGTGATGGTACTGTGGTTGTTGCTCATGTATGTAGATTCCAATCTTCTCCTTTGAACGATCTGCTGACGTGTGGAAATTGCATATTGATGCGACCTG GTACCTCCAAGCGACATGTTTGGATGCTCTACAGCCCTACACTCCACGACACAG GGCAAAGGTGA
- the LOC103991678 gene encoding protein E6: protein MASVVGHSLLTFLLLFAVFSPRVHARESRAFSKVTREEVPNETVVVPEETPAVQVEKAARLGKETYGYGHNSNGDAHYYDADGFSTSFPNTKPNAKYGTYKNRESMYRPNYGYRKDQYGMSDTRFLENGRYFYDVNAERGYGAYAGIGVGGGDHHGYGAYNSEGNRYEGNQEGEEYVP, encoded by the coding sequence ATGGCTTCCGTCGTAGGGCACTCGTTGCTAACCTTCCTCCTCCTGTTCGCCGTCTTTTCCCCTCGTGTCCACGCGAGAGAGAGTCGGGCCTTCAGCAAGGTCACGCGGGAGGAGGTCCCCAACGAAACAGTCGTCGTCCCCGAGGAGACGCCGGCTGTTCAAGTCGAGAAGGCAGCGAGACTTGGCAAGGAGACGTATGGCTACGGTCACAACAGCAACGGGGACGCTCACTACTACGACGCTGATGGTTTCTCTACGAGCTTCCCCAACACCAAACCCAATGCGAAGTATGGAACCTATAAGAACAGGGAATCAATGTACCGCCCAAACTACGGTTACAGGAAGGATCAATATGGAATGAGCGACACCAGGTTTCTGGAGAACGGCAGGTACTTCTACGACGTTAATGCTGAGAGGGGATACGGAGCATATGCTGGTATTGGCGTAGGTGGTGGCGATCACCATGGTTATGGAGCATATAACAGCGAGGGAAACAGGTACGAGGGCAACCAAGAAGGCGAGGAGTACGTTCCATGA